One segment of Theobroma cacao cultivar B97-61/B2 chromosome 9, Criollo_cocoa_genome_V2, whole genome shotgun sequence DNA contains the following:
- the LOC18588767 gene encoding uncharacterized protein LOC18588767 isoform X2: MASILSSQGVVLATAMAVSGTVILLAFRLQKSLPLDQIPQPSQQVLRSCISSGKKREKKKKKKVHFAEDVMDPRGDGEEFRRQLMQNPVRIGSNNNSPAALNSSTKFKKIGGGKDRGMPANRVALYNGILRDRVVQRLAFSY; encoded by the exons GCTTCAATATTGAGCTCGCAAGGAGTGGTATTAGCCACAGCTATGGCAGTCTCTGGCACTGTAATTCTCCTTGCTTTTCGTCTGCAGAAATCTTTACCTCTTGATCAAATCCCCCAGCCTTCTCAACAAGTCCTCCGCTCTTGCATATCTTCTG ggaagaagagggagaagaaaaagaagaagaaagtgcACTTTGCGGAAGATGTGATGGATCCGAGAGGAGATGGGGAAGAGTTCAGGAGACAGCTGATGCAGAATCCTGTTAGAATAGGTAGCAACAATAACTCTCCGGCAGCTTTAAACTCATCAACAAAGTTCAAGAAAATTGGTGGTGGTAAAGATAGAGGAATGCCCGCTAACAGAGTTGCTCTTTACAATGGAATTCTAAGGGATCGTGTTGTCCAGCGACTGGCTTTTTCTTACTGA
- the LOC18588767 gene encoding uncharacterized protein LOC18588767 isoform X1 yields the protein MASILSSQGVVLATAMAVSGTVILLAFRLQKSLPLDQIPQPSQQVLRSCISSEGKKREKKKKKKVHFAEDVMDPRGDGEEFRRQLMQNPVRIGSNNNSPAALNSSTKFKKIGGGKDRGMPANRVALYNGILRDRVVQRLAFSY from the exons GCTTCAATATTGAGCTCGCAAGGAGTGGTATTAGCCACAGCTATGGCAGTCTCTGGCACTGTAATTCTCCTTGCTTTTCGTCTGCAGAAATCTTTACCTCTTGATCAAATCCCCCAGCCTTCTCAACAAGTCCTCCGCTCTTGCATATCTTCTG aagggaagaagagggagaagaaaaagaagaagaaagtgcACTTTGCGGAAGATGTGATGGATCCGAGAGGAGATGGGGAAGAGTTCAGGAGACAGCTGATGCAGAATCCTGTTAGAATAGGTAGCAACAATAACTCTCCGGCAGCTTTAAACTCATCAACAAAGTTCAAGAAAATTGGTGGTGGTAAAGATAGAGGAATGCCCGCTAACAGAGTTGCTCTTTACAATGGAATTCTAAGGGATCGTGTTGTCCAGCGACTGGCTTTTTCTTACTGA